The following are from one region of the Sphingomonas sp. J315 genome:
- a CDS encoding twin-arginine translocase TatA/TatE family subunit, producing MGSMSLMHWLIVGVLVILLFGGSRFSNMMGDVAKGIKQFKKGMADDDEAAAKPAEIEAKRVVDPQPQTQTDARPAQEER from the coding sequence ATGGGTAGCATGAGTCTGATGCACTGGCTGATCGTCGGTGTTCTCGTAATCCTTCTGTTCGGAGGCAGCCGCTTCTCGAACATGATGGGTGACGTCGCCAAGGGCATCAAGCAGTTCAAGAAGGGCATGGCCGACGACGACGAGGCTGCCGCCAAGCCCGCCGAGATCGAGGCGAAGCGTGTCGTCGACCCGCAGCCCCAGACGCAGACCGACGCGCGCCCTGCGCAGGAAGAGCGCTGA
- the scpB gene encoding SMC-Scp complex subunit ScpB: protein MTPPDETMRAVEAVLFASEQPLTLTDLRAHVGEEADIAAALSALAETYSGRGVELVERGGRWHFQTAPDLANFLRRDREDSRKLSRAGIETLAIIAYHEPVTRAEIEAIRGVQISKGTLDVLMEAGWIRPAGRREVPGRPLTYATTPEFLSHFGLASRRDLPGIDDLRAAGLLDPVDLAFEAAHSEAGEGEAVETRDEDD, encoded by the coding sequence ATGACGCCGCCGGATGAAACGATGCGCGCGGTCGAAGCCGTGCTGTTCGCGTCCGAGCAGCCGTTGACGCTCACCGATTTGCGCGCCCATGTCGGTGAGGAGGCGGATATCGCGGCGGCCCTTTCGGCGCTCGCCGAGACCTATTCCGGGCGCGGGGTCGAACTGGTCGAGCGCGGCGGGCGCTGGCATTTTCAGACCGCGCCGGACCTGGCCAATTTCCTGCGCCGTGACCGGGAGGACAGCCGCAAGCTTTCCCGCGCGGGGATCGAGACACTGGCGATCATTGCCTATCACGAACCAGTCACGCGCGCCGAGATCGAGGCGATCCGCGGCGTCCAGATCAGCAAGGGCACGCTCGACGTGCTGATGGAGGCTGGCTGGATACGTCCGGCTGGACGCCGCGAGGTGCCCGGTCGACCGCTGACCTATGCGACGACTCCCGAGTTCCTCAGTCATTTCGGGCTGGCGAGCCGCCGCGACCTTCCCGGAATTGACGATTTGCGCGCTGCCGGACTGCTCGATCCGGTCGATCTGGCCTTTGAAGCGGCACATTCGGAGGCCGGCGAAGGGGAAGCGGTGGAAACCCGGGATGAAGACGACTAG
- a CDS encoding segregation and condensation protein A, with product MTDPAPLTIDIDGWEGPLDLLLALARSQKVDLRQLSILQLVDQYLTYVNEARELRLELAADYLVMAAWLAYLKSALLLPRDPEVEPSPEDMALRLQLRLERLSAMREAGARLVARDRMGRDVFTRGAPEGLRTVRKSRWQAEIYDLISAYGQISARTRPVMHIVAVRPVMTLEDAIHRLSELIGQRIEWSTIESFLPEDASGSYRKSALASSFVAALELAKQGRVEIRQKSAFAPLYLKGIEA from the coding sequence ATGACCGATCCCGCGCCCCTCACCATCGACATCGACGGCTGGGAAGGGCCGCTCGACCTGTTGCTGGCGCTCGCGCGGAGCCAGAAGGTAGATCTGCGCCAGCTGTCCATCCTTCAGCTGGTCGATCAGTACCTCACCTATGTGAATGAGGCGCGAGAGCTTCGCCTTGAGCTGGCGGCGGATTATCTCGTGATGGCGGCGTGGCTCGCCTATCTCAAATCGGCATTGCTGCTGCCGCGTGACCCCGAGGTCGAACCGAGTCCGGAAGATATGGCGCTGCGGCTGCAATTGCGGCTGGAACGGCTCAGCGCGATGCGCGAGGCCGGGGCGCGGCTGGTGGCGCGTGACCGAATGGGACGCGACGTGTTCACCCGCGGCGCGCCCGAGGGGCTGCGGACGGTGCGCAAGTCGCGCTGGCAGGCCGAAATCTATGACCTGATTTCCGCTTATGGCCAGATCAGCGCGCGGACGCGACCGGTGATGCACATCGTGGCGGTGCGCCCGGTAATGACGCTGGAGGATGCAATCCATCGCCTGTCCGAATTGATCGGGCAGCGCATCGAGTGGAGCACAATCGAGAGCTTTTTACCCGAGGATGCCAGCGGGAGTTACCGCAAGTCGGCACTCGCCAGTTCGTTCGTCGCGGCGCTGGAACTGGCCAAGCAGGGACGGGTCGAAATTCGCCAGAAATCGGCCTTCGCGCCACTCTATCTGAAGGGCATCGAGGCATGA
- a CDS encoding SPOR domain-containing protein codes for MNAGEDYNDDRLPWLETADDDYREGPSFLRIVLLVLVGLAIIAAAIFGWWWYQRTVTGEGTGALINAQEGDYKIRPDEPGGMKVEGEGDTVFAASEGATTNGSVDVSAMPEAPVDGKAAPKASPTPVKGASRVVAPVPSGSVPKAAAPTQAAPGPSAGSATIQLGSFPTEAEANVAWARLSKRFSYLAPLGKGIARADVNGKTFYRLRVNAGSNGQARELCGKLKAAGEACFLAAG; via the coding sequence ATGAACGCGGGTGAGGACTATAACGACGATCGTCTCCCCTGGCTGGAGACGGCCGATGACGATTATCGCGAGGGACCGTCGTTCCTGCGCATCGTCCTGCTGGTGCTGGTCGGGCTGGCGATCATCGCCGCCGCGATCTTTGGCTGGTGGTGGTATCAGCGCACCGTGACCGGTGAGGGCACCGGCGCGCTGATCAACGCGCAGGAAGGCGATTACAAGATCAGGCCCGACGAGCCGGGCGGGATGAAGGTCGAGGGCGAGGGCGACACCGTCTTCGCGGCCAGCGAGGGCGCGACCACCAACGGATCGGTCGATGTTTCGGCGATGCCCGAGGCACCAGTCGACGGCAAGGCGGCGCCAAAGGCGAGCCCGACGCCGGTCAAGGGCGCGAGCCGCGTGGTGGCACCGGTTCCGAGCGGGTCGGTGCCCAAGGCCGCCGCGCCGACCCAGGCGGCACCCGGGCCGTCAGCGGGTAGCGCGACGATCCAGTTGGGGTCGTTCCCGACCGAGGCGGAGGCCAATGTCGCCTGGGCGCGGCTGTCGAAGCGGTTTTCCTACCTTGCGCCGCTGGGCAAGGGGATCGCTAGGGCGGATGTGAACGGCAAGACCTTCTACCGGCTGCGCGTCAATGCGGGCAGCAACGGGCAGGCGCGCGAACTGTGCGGCAAGCTGAAGGCTGCGGGCGAGGCGTGTTTCCTGGCGGCGGGGTGA
- the argS gene encoding arginine--tRNA ligase, translating to MTLYPRFAAHLDAALDALVASGDLPAGLERRAVTVEPPRDVTHGDLATNAAMVLAKPAGTNPRALAEKIAGELKKLDDVSTVSVAGPGFINMSLTDATWRGELAAITDAGDSYGRSQSGVGVTVNVEYVSANPTGPMHMGHCRGAVVGDALASLLEAVGHKVIREYYVNDAGGQVDVLARSAHLRYREALGETIEIPEGLYPGEYLKPVGERLAREHGDAFVGKDESAWLALFRKEAVADMLVMIRNDLALLGIHHDLFSSEAELQAAGKPEEAEAWLRARDLIYDGVLEAPKGELPDDWEPVELPLFRSTQFGDDQDRPIRKSNGQWTYFGADMAYHFQKAQSADQLIDIWGADHAGTVKRIVAAVTALTEGKTRFDVKLVQMVRLMRNGEAVKMGKRTGNFVTLADTVQEVGKDVVRFTMLTRKADAQMDFDFAKVVEASKDNPVFYVQYAHARVASLHRRAVEAGLDVSGAADLSLLDTRELGLVKLAAQYPRVVEGAAAAREPHRIAFYLYDLAAELHSLWNLGNDDPSRRFLLTDQPELTRARLFLADAIGQVIRNGLDIMGVEAVQELS from the coding sequence ATGACGCTCTATCCCCGTTTCGCCGCCCATCTCGACGCCGCGCTGGATGCCCTGGTCGCATCCGGCGATCTGCCGGCGGGGCTGGAGCGACGCGCGGTGACGGTGGAGCCGCCGCGCGACGTGACGCATGGTGACCTGGCGACCAACGCCGCGATGGTGCTGGCCAAGCCGGCGGGCACCAATCCGCGAGCGTTGGCGGAGAAGATCGCGGGCGAGTTGAAGAAGCTCGACGACGTGTCCACCGTGTCGGTCGCCGGGCCGGGCTTCATCAACATGAGCCTGACCGACGCGACCTGGCGCGGCGAGCTGGCGGCGATCACGGACGCCGGCGACAGCTATGGCCGGTCGCAGTCGGGCGTGGGCGTGACCGTCAACGTCGAATATGTCTCCGCCAACCCGACCGGGCCGATGCACATGGGCCATTGCCGTGGCGCGGTGGTGGGCGACGCGCTCGCCAGCCTGCTCGAAGCGGTCGGGCACAAGGTGATCCGTGAGTATTATGTCAACGACGCGGGCGGGCAGGTCGATGTCCTCGCGCGCTCGGCGCACCTGCGGTATCGCGAGGCGCTGGGCGAGACGATCGAGATCCCCGAGGGCCTGTATCCGGGCGAGTATCTGAAGCCCGTCGGCGAACGGCTGGCGCGCGAGCATGGCGATGCGTTTGTCGGCAAGGACGAGAGCGCGTGGCTGGCGCTGTTCCGCAAGGAAGCGGTCGCCGACATGCTCGTCATGATCCGCAACGATCTGGCGCTGCTGGGCATCCATCATGACCTGTTCTCCTCCGAGGCGGAGTTGCAGGCGGCGGGGAAGCCCGAAGAGGCCGAGGCATGGCTGCGCGCGCGCGACCTGATCTATGATGGCGTGCTAGAAGCGCCGAAGGGCGAGTTGCCCGACGATTGGGAGCCGGTCGAGCTGCCGCTGTTCCGTTCGACGCAATTCGGTGACGATCAGGATCGCCCGATCAGGAAGTCGAACGGGCAATGGACCTATTTCGGCGCGGACATGGCGTATCACTTCCAGAAGGCGCAGTCGGCCGACCAGCTGATCGACATCTGGGGCGCGGACCATGCCGGCACGGTCAAGCGGATCGTCGCCGCCGTGACCGCGCTGACCGAGGGCAAAACGCGGTTCGACGTCAAGCTGGTGCAGATGGTCCGGCTGATGCGCAACGGTGAAGCGGTCAAGATGGGCAAGCGCACCGGGAATTTCGTGACTTTGGCCGACACGGTGCAGGAAGTGGGCAAGGACGTGGTCCGCTTCACCATGCTGACCCGCAAGGCCGATGCGCAGATGGATTTCGACTTCGCCAAGGTGGTCGAGGCGTCGAAGGACAATCCGGTTTTCTATGTCCAATATGCCCATGCGCGGGTCGCATCGCTGCATCGCCGGGCGGTCGAGGCTGGGCTGGACGTATCAGGTGCGGCCGACCTGTCCCTGCTTGATACACGCGAACTGGGGCTGGTGAAGCTGGCGGCGCAGTATCCGCGGGTCGTGGAGGGCGCTGCGGCGGCGCGTGAACCGCATCGAATCGCCTTCTATCTCTACGACTTGGCGGCGGAGCTGCATTCGCTGTGGAATCTCGGCAACGACGATCCGTCGCGGCGCTTCCTGTTGACCGACCAGCCCGAGCTGACCCGCGCGCGGCTTTTCCTAGCCGACGCAATCGGGCAGGTTATTCGTAACGGCCTCGATATCATGGGGGTCGAGGCGGTTCAGGAGCTGAGCTGA
- the rarD gene encoding EamA family transporter RarD, whose protein sequence is MARSDPSPAAPERIDRAGLIQGLGAYGIWGVLPIFFWFLKGVGAGEVVAGRVLWSLGLLAIVILALGRTPAIVAALRNRRAMLLLSASAALISVNWLVYIWAVQNGHVLEGSLGYFLNPLINVLLGVVLLREKLGRAQIVAVVLAGIGVAVLAVGAGQGIWISLTLAFSFGFYGLVRKVAPVEALEGLTLETAILAPFGLAYLFWLSTHGGLEFGNEAVATTLLVLSGVVTAVPLLLFAGAARRLPYSTLGLLQYLAPTMQFVLAITYFGERVTTAHLICFALIWTGLAIYAADGLLAARRRRVIA, encoded by the coding sequence ATGGCCCGGTCCGATCCGTCCCCTGCAGCGCCTGAGCGCATCGACCGCGCCGGGTTGATCCAGGGGTTGGGAGCCTATGGCATCTGGGGCGTGCTGCCGATCTTCTTCTGGTTCCTGAAGGGGGTTGGTGCGGGCGAAGTGGTCGCGGGCCGCGTATTGTGGTCACTCGGGCTGCTCGCGATCGTGATCCTTGCGCTGGGCCGCACCCCCGCGATCGTCGCGGCGCTGCGCAACCGGCGCGCGATGCTGTTGCTGTCGGCCAGCGCCGCGCTGATCTCGGTCAACTGGCTGGTCTATATCTGGGCGGTGCAGAACGGGCATGTGCTGGAAGGGAGCCTTGGCTATTTCCTCAACCCGTTGATCAATGTGCTGCTGGGCGTGGTGCTGTTGCGCGAGAAGCTCGGTCGGGCGCAGATCGTCGCGGTGGTGCTCGCCGGGATCGGCGTCGCGGTGCTGGCGGTGGGTGCGGGGCAGGGAATCTGGATCAGCCTGACGCTTGCCTTCTCGTTCGGCTTCTACGGGCTGGTGCGGAAGGTCGCGCCGGTCGAGGCGCTCGAGGGGCTGACGCTGGAGACCGCGATCCTCGCGCCGTTTGGCCTCGCCTATCTGTTCTGGCTGTCGACGCATGGTGGGTTGGAGTTCGGAAACGAGGCAGTGGCGACGACGTTGCTGGTGCTGTCGGGCGTGGTGACGGCGGTGCCATTGCTCCTGTTCGCCGGAGCGGCGCGGCGCTTGCCTTATTCTACGCTGGGGCTGCTGCAATATCTCGCGCCGACGATGCAGTTCGTGCTGGCGATCACCTATTTCGGGGAGCGGGTGACGACCGCGCACCTGATCTGTTTCGCGCTGATCTGGACCGGGTTGGCGATCTATGCCGCCGACGGACTGCTGGCTGCGCGGAGACGCCGCGTCATCGCGTGA
- a CDS encoding class I SAM-dependent methyltransferase, producing the protein MSSKPPAIHDPGHWDSISANYAAEADRMTGRYAQAAWDLAALPSGARVLDVATGAGALLVSALRDGADAVGIDFSPGMVEIASQRAAAIAPGERALVMDGQNLAFPSDSFDAAFSIFGVFMFPDPVAGFAEMARVLRPGGAAVVAVWENAGGAGPAQLFARAAQRMFPDQPVPLPMDRLFNSPELLEGAFIEAGLSPQRVQGIEFAWPAPPVDWFRDNAKLAYGWSPVWRMLNENQRTAFAEEAASLAADLPPEGIYSTALIGIARKPG; encoded by the coding sequence ATGTCTTCAAAGCCCCCGGCCATTCACGATCCCGGACATTGGGATTCGATTTCCGCCAACTATGCTGCTGAAGCCGACCGGATGACCGGTCGCTATGCGCAAGCGGCATGGGACCTCGCCGCGCTTCCGAGCGGCGCACGCGTGCTCGATGTCGCCACCGGTGCGGGCGCGCTGCTGGTCTCGGCATTGCGCGACGGTGCGGATGCGGTGGGCATCGACTTCTCGCCGGGCATGGTCGAGATTGCCAGCCAGCGCGCCGCCGCGATCGCACCGGGCGAGCGCGCACTGGTGATGGACGGCCAGAATCTCGCCTTCCCCTCCGACAGCTTCGACGCCGCCTTCTCGATCTTCGGCGTGTTCATGTTCCCCGATCCCGTTGCCGGTTTTGCCGAAATGGCGCGCGTGCTGCGCCCGGGCGGCGCGGCGGTCGTCGCAGTATGGGAGAATGCCGGCGGCGCAGGCCCCGCACAGCTTTTTGCCAGGGCTGCGCAGCGGATGTTTCCGGACCAGCCGGTCCCGCTGCCGATGGACCGGCTGTTCAATTCACCCGAATTGCTCGAAGGCGCCTTCATCGAGGCTGGGCTGTCACCGCAGCGCGTCCAGGGCATCGAGTTCGCCTGGCCCGCCCCACCGGTCGACTGGTTCCGCGACAACGCCAAGCTCGCTTATGGCTGGTCGCCGGTGTGGCGGATGCTCAACGAAAATCAGCGCACCGCCTTCGCCGAGGAAGCAGCCAGCCTCGCCGCCGATCTCCCGCCGGAGGGCATCTACTCCACCGCGCTGATCGGCATCGCGCGAAAGCCGGGCTGA
- a CDS encoding DUF1501 domain-containing protein: protein MINRRNLVLTGAAGALSLGFAPRLAFAQAASDRRFVFIIQRGAADGLGTLAPVGDPAFATQRGALAQDFADAAKLDAMFALHPNLKNVAEMYAAKEALFVHAVASPYRDRSHFDAQNVLETGGAAAYQLKDGWMNRLLGVLPADERKGIAIAATIPVALRGRVEVASYAPSVLPDASDDLLNRVAMLYAEDPQLHAIWKQATATRALTGDLAANNGRNAAATGALAARLLAADNGARIAMIETGGWDTHAQQRGRLGVQLNGLDQMIAALKTGLGPHWAKTMVLVATEFGRTVKVNGTQGTDHGTASVAWLLGGAVQGGRVVADWPGLGDSALYEGRDLRPTMGLDAVIGSAAASHFGVDPARAMPALFPGQKSARAMDGLVRV from the coding sequence ATGATCAACCGCCGCAATCTTGTCCTCACCGGCGCAGCGGGCGCGCTGTCGCTCGGCTTCGCGCCACGCCTTGCCTTCGCACAGGCGGCGAGCGACCGCCGGTTCGTGTTCATCATCCAGCGGGGCGCGGCGGACGGGCTCGGCACGCTCGCCCCGGTCGGCGACCCGGCCTTTGCCACGCAGCGCGGGGCGTTGGCGCAAGATTTCGCCGATGCGGCAAAGCTGGATGCGATGTTCGCGCTGCACCCGAACCTGAAAAACGTTGCGGAGATGTACGCCGCGAAGGAGGCGCTGTTCGTCCATGCGGTCGCGTCGCCCTATCGCGACCGGTCGCATTTCGATGCGCAGAACGTGCTCGAGACCGGCGGCGCGGCGGCGTATCAGCTCAAGGACGGGTGGATGAACCGGCTGCTCGGCGTGCTGCCCGCCGACGAGCGCAAAGGTATCGCCATCGCCGCGACGATCCCCGTGGCGCTGCGCGGCAGGGTAGAGGTCGCGTCCTATGCGCCGTCGGTGCTGCCCGATGCGTCGGATGACCTGCTGAATCGTGTCGCGATGCTCTATGCCGAGGATCCGCAGTTGCATGCGATCTGGAAACAGGCGACCGCGACCCGCGCGCTGACCGGCGATCTGGCGGCCAATAACGGGCGCAACGCGGCGGCGACCGGCGCGCTCGCGGCGCGGCTGCTGGCGGCGGACAATGGCGCGCGGATCGCGATGATCGAGACGGGCGGGTGGGACACGCATGCGCAACAGCGTGGGCGACTGGGCGTGCAGCTGAACGGGCTGGATCAGATGATCGCCGCGCTCAAGACGGGCCTCGGGCCGCACTGGGCCAAGACGATGGTGCTGGTGGCGACCGAGTTCGGACGGACGGTCAAGGTCAACGGAACGCAGGGGACCGACCACGGCACCGCGTCGGTCGCCTGGCTGCTGGGCGGTGCGGTGCAGGGCGGGCGCGTGGTCGCCGACTGGCCGGGGCTGGGCGACTCGGCGCTGTATGAGGGCCGCGATCTGCGTCCGACCATGGGACTGGACGCGGTGATCGGCAGCGCGGCGGCGTCGCATTTCGGCGTCGATCCGGCGCGCGCGATGCCGGCGCTGTTCCCGGGGCAGAAGAGCGCGCGGGCGATGGACGGGCTGGTGCGGGTCTGA
- a CDS encoding DUF1800 family protein gives MSDTSIALNRFGLGGRADASVPADPRRGLIDQMARYDARPGAVAALPATAHVAAQLADYMEQQQAARREMRKGDEPEGAPGDDAVQRARQFARQQARENYVAFAGARAQVAVASDTPLVERLVHFWSNHFAVSADKVTMIGLAGAFEFDAIRPHVLGKFRDMLHAVERHPAMLLYLDQAQSVGPGSIAGQLAARRGGPQRVGLNENLAREILELHTLGVRTGYSQVDVIEFARAMTGWSVAGITRGPAARFAGLEGKSGSFVFAERIHEPGTRTILGKRYDQQGERQASAVLDDLAVHPATAKHIAAKLARHFAGDEPPASLVGKLETAFLKTGGDLPSVYRVLIESPEAWVAQPVKFRTPWEWSIAAMRALGTREIPGEAVLGLMNQLGQPVWRPGSPAGFDDIAASWAGPDAVMRRVEAAERMAARTRDTIDARARMATLFPGALSATTQQAIARAESASQGVALMLVAPEFMRR, from the coding sequence ATGTCGGACACGAGCATTGCCCTTAACCGGTTCGGACTAGGCGGGAGGGCGGATGCGTCCGTACCCGCCGATCCGCGCCGCGGTCTGATCGACCAGATGGCGCGGTACGATGCGCGGCCCGGCGCGGTTGCGGCACTGCCCGCGACGGCGCACGTCGCCGCGCAGCTCGCCGATTACATGGAGCAGCAGCAAGCGGCGCGGCGTGAGATGCGCAAAGGCGACGAGCCGGAAGGCGCTCCCGGCGACGATGCCGTTCAGCGCGCACGCCAATTTGCCCGACAACAGGCCCGAGAGAATTATGTCGCTTTCGCGGGGGCGAGGGCTCAGGTCGCGGTGGCGAGCGACACCCCGCTTGTAGAGCGGCTGGTGCATTTCTGGTCGAACCATTTTGCAGTGTCGGCGGATAAGGTGACGATGATCGGCCTGGCCGGGGCGTTCGAGTTCGACGCGATCCGCCCGCATGTGCTGGGCAAGTTCCGCGACATGCTGCACGCGGTCGAGCGGCATCCGGCGATGTTGCTCTATCTCGATCAGGCGCAATCGGTCGGGCCGGGGAGCATCGCGGGGCAGCTGGCCGCGCGGCGCGGCGGGCCACAGCGGGTGGGCCTCAACGAAAATCTCGCGCGCGAGATATTGGAGCTGCACACGCTGGGCGTGCGGACGGGCTATAGCCAGGTCGATGTAATCGAGTTCGCCCGCGCGATGACCGGGTGGAGCGTCGCGGGAATTACGCGCGGGCCGGCGGCGCGCTTTGCGGGGCTGGAGGGGAAGTCGGGCAGTTTCGTGTTCGCCGAGCGCATCCATGAGCCCGGGACGCGGACGATATTGGGCAAACGTTACGACCAGCAGGGCGAGCGCCAGGCATCGGCGGTGCTCGATGATCTGGCGGTGCATCCGGCGACGGCGAAGCATATCGCGGCCAAATTGGCGCGGCATTTTGCGGGGGACGAGCCGCCGGCTTCGCTGGTCGGCAAGCTGGAAACGGCGTTCCTGAAAACCGGCGGCGATCTGCCAAGCGTTTATCGCGTGCTGATCGAATCGCCAGAGGCGTGGGTCGCGCAACCGGTCAAGTTCCGCACGCCCTGGGAATGGTCGATCGCCGCGATGCGGGCGCTGGGTACACGCGAAATCCCGGGCGAGGCGGTGCTGGGGCTGATGAACCAGCTCGGCCAGCCGGTATGGCGACCGGGTTCGCCCGCCGGGTTCGACGATATCGCGGCGAGCTGGGCCGGGCCGGACGCGGTGATGCGCCGGGTGGAGGCAGCGGAGCGGATGGCGGCGCGGACGCGCGACACGATCGACGCGCGGGCGCGGATGGCGACGCTGTTCCCCGGCGCGCTGAGTGCGACCACGCAGCAGGCTATCGCGCGCGCCGAAAGCGCCTCACAAGGCGTCGCGCTGATGCTCGTCGCCCCCGAATTCATGCGGAGATAA
- a CDS encoding deoxyguanosinetriphosphate triphosphohydrolase gives MTLARYASDPAHSRGRLHDEGQGTARGPRDAFQRDRDRIVHSISFRRLRHKTQVFMAPDGDHFRVRLTHSLEVAQIGRTVARTLGLNEDLTEALCLAHDIGHPPFGHAGERALEEALNGQGGFDHNGNTLRALMVVDCPYPGWDGLNLSWETLEGLAKHNGPVAEPGWALAAADAAFPLELGQHSSLEAQVAAIADDIAYDNHDIDDGLRAGLLTLDQLLAVPLVARGWDAVRARFPDASEKRLLRELVRAQIGTMVNDLLDETRRRVAEARVGTAQDVRDAGRALCGFSDAMREEERALKRFLYANLYHHPHQLAAAEMAHGVIAGLYAAYAADPALMPEAWRATLPEGEPWRSRHIADFIAGMTDRYAISRYREVVGPIELPEGF, from the coding sequence ATGACCCTCGCCCGCTATGCCAGCGACCCGGCCCACAGCCGGGGACGGCTGCACGATGAGGGGCAGGGGACCGCGCGCGGGCCGCGCGATGCGTTTCAGCGTGACCGCGACCGCATCGTCCATTCGATCAGCTTTCGCCGCCTGCGCCACAAGACTCAGGTGTTCATGGCCCCGGATGGCGACCATTTCCGCGTGCGGCTGACGCACAGCCTGGAGGTGGCGCAGATCGGGCGGACGGTGGCGCGGACGCTGGGGCTGAACGAGGATCTGACCGAGGCGCTGTGCCTGGCGCACGATATCGGCCATCCGCCGTTCGGCCATGCCGGGGAGCGGGCGCTGGAAGAGGCGCTGAACGGACAGGGCGGGTTCGACCATAATGGCAATACGCTGCGCGCGTTGATGGTGGTCGATTGCCCCTATCCGGGGTGGGACGGGCTGAACCTGAGCTGGGAGACGCTGGAGGGGCTGGCCAAACACAACGGGCCGGTGGCGGAGCCGGGCTGGGCACTGGCGGCGGCGGATGCGGCGTTTCCGCTGGAACTGGGTCAGCATAGCTCGCTGGAGGCGCAGGTTGCGGCGATCGCCGACGACATCGCCTATGACAATCACGATATCGACGACGGGTTGCGCGCGGGGCTGCTGACGCTCGATCAGCTGCTGGCGGTGCCGCTGGTCGCACGCGGATGGGACGCAGTGCGCGCGCGTTTTCCCGATGCGTCGGAGAAGCGGCTGCTGCGCGAGCTTGTGCGTGCGCAGATCGGGACGATGGTCAATGACCTGCTCGACGAGACGCGGCGGCGGGTCGCAGAGGCGCGGGTCGGGACGGCGCAGGATGTGCGCGATGCCGGGCGGGCGCTGTGTGGCTTTTCCGACGCGATGCGCGAGGAGGAGCGGGCGCTCAAGCGCTTCCTGTACGCCAACCTCTATCACCATCCGCACCAGCTGGCGGCGGCGGAGATGGCGCATGGCGTGATCGCGGGGCTGTATGCGGCCTATGCGGCGGACCCGGCGCTGATGCCCGAGGCGTGGCGCGCGACTTTGCCCGAAGGCGAGCCGTGGCGGAGCCGGCATATCGCCGATTTCATCGCAGGGATGACCGATCGGTACGCGATTTCGCGGTACCGCGAGGTGGTCGGGCCGATCGAACTGCCCGAGGGCTTCTAA